A stretch of the Pedobacter sp. MC2016-14 genome encodes the following:
- a CDS encoding SPOR domain-containing protein → MKLWLSTFLCCFTAVLSAQTKGIVTEVKDPSIDSLIARRLELSKKADNRVKKNGPVVSQMGYRVQIFYGSDRREMYRQQSNFKTDYPKLNTYITYKEPNYYLRAGDFRTRLEAQALMNELKGAYPTLFIFKEKINAPDLD, encoded by the coding sequence ATGAAACTATGGCTTAGTACTTTTTTATGCTGTTTTACAGCGGTACTCAGCGCCCAAACAAAGGGTATAGTAACCGAAGTAAAAGATCCTTCAATTGATAGTTTGATTGCAAGGAGGCTTGAACTGAGTAAAAAAGCTGATAACCGGGTAAAAAAAAATGGACCTGTAGTCTCTCAAATGGGCTACAGAGTTCAAATTTTTTATGGTTCAGACCGGCGGGAAATGTATAGGCAACAGTCTAATTTTAAGACAGATTATCCAAAGTTAAACACCTACATTACCTATAAGGAGCCTAATTATTACCTACGGGCGGGAGATTTCCGCACACGCTTGGAAGCCCAGGCTTTAATGAATGAACTCAAAGGAGCCTACCCAACCTTGTTTATTTTTAAGGAAAAAATTAACGCACCAGATTTAGATTAG
- a CDS encoding formimidoylglutamase, producing the protein MSLSDFFSPLSLDEITPKQGFLTSQLGLKASFYTDEFPELEENTWDIAIVGVQDDRASVNNSGCALGPDYFRSQFYQLNEGAFNSKIIDLGNIKAGAAISDTYIALKMVVTELIKLNIVPVIIGGGQDLTYAQYLAYEDLEQKVDLVVIDNKFDLDEDDEEGIAARSDTYLNKIFLHQPNYLFNFSNLGYQTYFVNQESLKVMSKLYFDVHRLGEFSADISAAEPVLRNANMISFDISAIRSSDAIGNANASPNGFYGEQACRIARYAGMNDKLSSIGFYEFNPAYDKSSQTAMLLAQIVWYFIDGFYNRKKDFPLSPKSQYLIYRTTLSDGTGEMLFVKSKKSDRWWMQIPYPTGLSKNERYHLVPCLYSDYQTAVNGEMPDLWWRTFQKLL; encoded by the coding sequence ATGTCCTTATCAGATTTTTTTTCTCCCTTAAGCCTTGACGAAATCACCCCAAAACAGGGATTCTTGACCAGTCAGTTAGGATTAAAGGCCAGTTTTTACACAGATGAATTTCCGGAACTGGAAGAAAATACCTGGGATATTGCCATAGTTGGAGTACAGGATGACCGCGCTTCAGTAAACAATAGTGGCTGTGCACTGGGGCCTGACTATTTCAGGTCGCAATTTTATCAGTTAAATGAGGGTGCATTCAATAGCAAAATCATTGACCTCGGAAATATTAAGGCGGGGGCAGCAATATCTGATACCTATATCGCCTTAAAAATGGTAGTAACCGAGCTCATTAAGCTAAATATTGTACCTGTAATTATTGGCGGTGGACAAGATTTGACCTATGCACAATACCTTGCTTACGAAGATCTGGAACAAAAGGTAGACCTGGTTGTCATAGACAATAAATTTGATTTGGATGAGGATGATGAAGAGGGTATCGCCGCACGTTCTGATACTTACTTAAATAAAATTTTTCTGCACCAGCCCAACTACCTCTTTAACTTTAGTAACCTTGGCTATCAAACTTATTTTGTGAACCAGGAAAGTTTAAAAGTGATGAGCAAACTGTACTTTGATGTCCATCGTTTAGGCGAGTTTTCTGCAGATATTTCTGCAGCAGAGCCCGTACTGCGCAATGCCAACATGATTAGTTTCGACATTTCTGCTATAAGGTCTTCTGATGCTATCGGTAATGCCAATGCCAGTCCAAATGGTTTTTATGGCGAGCAAGCCTGTCGCATAGCCCGCTATGCCGGAATGAACGACAAGTTAAGCTCCATTGGCTTTTATGAATTTAATCCTGCTTACGATAAAAGTAGTCAGACCGCCATGTTACTGGCCCAAATTGTTTGGTATTTTATAGATGGCTTTTACAACCGTAAAAAGGATTTTCCACTAAGTCCCAAATCACAATACCTCATATACCGCACTACGCTCAGTGATGGTACAGGTGAGATGTTATTTGTAAAAAGCAAAAAATCTGATCGCTGGTGGATGCAAATCCCTTATCCTACAGGGCTGTCAAAAAACGAACGCTATCATTTGGTGCCGTGTTTATATAGCGATTACCAGACCGCAGTTAATGGCGAGATGCCTGACCTTTGGTGGCGTACTTTCCAAAAGCTGCTCTAG
- a CDS encoding HAD-IB family phosphatase: MKQKNTYIIDFDSTFTQVEALDELARISLQKHPDREAIYKKIEDYTNLSMEGKLSFSESLAQRVKLLEATEDHLKQLIKHLKKKVSLSFSRNAEFFKKHADEVLIVSGGFKEFIIPVVSQYHIKKENIYANTFVTTGDGKIIDYDHANPLSEEGGKVKLISQMNLEGNLYGIGDGYSDFQLRESGLIKKFYAFTENIARESIVKRADHVTPSFDEFLYVNNLPRAISYPKNRILCLIVGEGVAEESISLLRKDGFSVRHKTTFEEKYVADVHMLLLEDGVKIEPEQLKAAVKLKTIGYLGNAKKLDTQACTAMGIVVFDDAKNNPRNSNFIPKRMIDFMNTGTTYMSVNFPNLQLPRIDKSHRLIHIHHNVPGIMAQMNTTFAEHNINIVGQFLMTNASIGYVITDVNAEYDQQVFKSLKKIEQTIKFRVLY; this comes from the coding sequence ATGAAGCAAAAGAATACTTACATCATTGACTTTGATAGTACATTTACACAGGTTGAGGCTTTAGACGAACTGGCTAGAATTTCACTGCAAAAACACCCTGACAGAGAAGCTATTTATAAGAAAATTGAAGATTACACCAATCTTTCTATGGAAGGTAAGTTGTCTTTTAGTGAAAGTTTGGCCCAGCGGGTAAAATTACTGGAAGCTACAGAAGATCATTTGAAGCAGTTGATTAAACATTTAAAGAAAAAAGTATCTCTCTCTTTTTCGAGAAATGCCGAATTCTTTAAAAAACATGCTGATGAAGTACTGATTGTATCTGGTGGATTTAAGGAGTTTATCATCCCTGTGGTAAGTCAATACCACATTAAAAAAGAAAACATCTATGCCAATACCTTTGTGACTACTGGTGATGGGAAGATTATTGATTATGACCATGCAAATCCGCTAAGTGAAGAGGGAGGAAAAGTTAAATTGATTAGCCAGATGAACCTGGAAGGAAATTTATATGGAATTGGTGATGGTTATTCTGACTTTCAGCTTCGGGAAAGTGGGTTGATTAAGAAGTTTTACGCCTTTACAGAAAATATTGCCAGGGAAAGTATTGTAAAACGTGCTGATCATGTTACGCCAAGTTTTGACGAGTTTTTATATGTAAACAACTTACCAAGGGCCATTTCATACCCAAAAAACAGGATTCTGTGCCTCATTGTTGGCGAAGGTGTAGCAGAGGAAAGCATTAGTTTACTTAGAAAAGATGGCTTTTCTGTTCGCCATAAAACCACATTTGAAGAAAAGTATGTGGCAGATGTGCACATGTTGCTACTGGAGGATGGTGTAAAAATTGAACCTGAACAATTAAAAGCAGCGGTTAAACTTAAAACCATCGGTTACCTGGGCAATGCGAAAAAACTGGATACCCAAGCCTGTACGGCAATGGGAATTGTGGTATTTGACGATGCTAAAAACAACCCGAGAAATTCGAACTTCATCCCTAAAAGAATGATTGATTTTATGAATACGGGCACTACCTACATGAGTGTTAACTTCCCTAACCTGCAATTGCCCCGAATTGATAAATCGCACCGTTTAATTCACATCCACCATAACGTGCCGGGTATTATGGCGCAGATGAATACAACCTTTGCAGAACATAACATCAATATTGTAGGTCAGTTCTTAATGACCAATGCCAGCATAGGTTATGTAATTACCGATGTAAATGCCGAATACGATCAGCAGGTATTTAAATCACTTAAGAAAATAGAGCAGACGATAAAATTCAGGGTGCTATATTAA
- a CDS encoding NAD-dependent epimerase/dehydratase family protein produces MTTKKQTDEMILVTGATGFLGAELIHQLTGQGIRVRAIKRSNAAVPVLLVDNTMIEWATSDINDLSALEDAMEGISQVYHCAAIISFNPADKMKLLRVNIEGTSNVVNLCAELGIRLLHVSSVAALGLAKKGRPITENDYWDYDSEAHTYAISKYEGEMEVWRGIAEGLDALIVNPSVIIGAAAGYKGSGTLFKMVKNGLSYYTSGSTGFVDVSDVAKCMIFLMNSENSGERYTVSAENISYKDLFSAIAQGFGLKGPTREAQPWKLALAWRLVKIASLVTGRPSPLTKATVKSSLTTSIYSNEKIKQTTGIEFKPLQQTIKEVCTALRNT; encoded by the coding sequence ATGACTACAAAAAAACAAACAGATGAAATGATACTGGTTACCGGGGCTACTGGATTTTTAGGTGCGGAGCTTATCCATCAATTGACCGGGCAGGGGATCCGGGTTCGTGCAATCAAACGCAGTAATGCTGCTGTACCTGTTTTACTTGTGGATAACACCATGATTGAATGGGCGACATCAGACATCAATGACCTTTCTGCCCTTGAAGATGCTATGGAGGGAATTTCGCAAGTTTACCATTGTGCAGCAATAATTTCATTTAACCCGGCCGACAAGATGAAGTTGCTGAGGGTAAACATAGAGGGTACCAGTAATGTGGTGAACTTATGTGCTGAATTGGGTATAAGGCTACTACATGTAAGTTCTGTAGCGGCACTGGGTCTGGCAAAAAAAGGCAGGCCAATTACCGAAAATGACTATTGGGACTACGATTCGGAGGCGCATACTTATGCCATTTCTAAATATGAAGGCGAGATGGAGGTTTGGAGAGGCATTGCCGAAGGCTTAGATGCCCTGATTGTGAACCCTTCTGTAATTATTGGTGCAGCTGCCGGATATAAGGGAAGTGGCACTTTGTTTAAAATGGTTAAAAACGGCCTCTCTTACTATACCAGTGGCAGTACCGGCTTTGTTGACGTAAGCGATGTTGCCAAATGTATGATCTTTTTGATGAACAGCGAAAATTCAGGTGAGCGCTATACGGTTTCGGCAGAAAACATCAGCTATAAAGATTTATTTAGCGCAATTGCCCAGGGATTTGGCTTAAAAGGACCGACAAGAGAAGCTCAACCCTGGAAGCTGGCTTTAGCCTGGCGGTTAGTGAAGATAGCGTCATTAGTCACAGGCAGACCATCTCCTTTGACTAAAGCGACTGTAAAAAGCAGTCTTACTACAAGCATTTACAGTAACGAAAAAATTAAACAAACAACAGGAATAGAATTTAAACCGCTACAGCAAACCATTAAAGAAGTTTGCACGGCGCTGAGGAACACATAA
- a CDS encoding branched-chain amino acid aminotransferase: MNEILDISITKITETRLTETDFAQLPFGKVFSDHMFIAEYNDGAWGNLQVLPYGPIPMSPAISALHYGQAIFEGMKAYRQPDGKISVFRANKNLERFNKSAARMSMPAIPEDIFMQGIAALIEIDEKWVPAQDGYSLYIRPVMFATDPYLGVRPSDQYTFALLTTPTGPYYTKALKVKIETEFTRADEGGVGYAKTAGNYGRSLHPFAEAQKEGFDQLIWTDAVTHEFIEEAGTANLLFVMDGKLITPSVRSTVLDGVTRDTILQLAKKAGIAVEERRVSVKEVIEGIENGSLTEAFAAGTAATVTPIGEIGYNGKSYVLPVSTPDNISNSIAKTLNDIRYGLAPDEFGWNTIL; the protein is encoded by the coding sequence ATGAACGAAATATTAGACATCAGCATAACTAAAATAACAGAAACCAGATTAACCGAAACTGATTTTGCTCAACTGCCTTTCGGAAAGGTCTTTTCTGACCACATGTTTATTGCGGAATATAACGATGGCGCCTGGGGCAACCTGCAGGTTTTACCATACGGACCTATCCCTATGAGCCCGGCAATTTCTGCCTTACACTACGGACAAGCTATTTTTGAAGGAATGAAGGCGTACCGCCAGCCTGATGGAAAAATTAGCGTATTCCGTGCGAATAAAAATCTTGAACGCTTTAACAAATCTGCGGCAAGAATGTCTATGCCAGCTATTCCTGAAGACATTTTTATGCAAGGCATTGCTGCATTGATTGAAATTGATGAGAAATGGGTGCCGGCACAAGATGGCTATTCTTTATATATCCGTCCGGTGATGTTTGCTACAGACCCATATCTGGGCGTAAGACCATCAGATCAGTATACTTTCGCATTATTGACTACACCAACCGGTCCGTATTATACTAAAGCTTTAAAAGTTAAAATAGAAACTGAATTTACACGTGCCGATGAGGGTGGTGTAGGATATGCAAAAACAGCTGGTAATTATGGCCGTTCTTTACATCCTTTTGCCGAAGCGCAAAAAGAAGGTTTTGACCAGCTAATTTGGACAGATGCTGTAACCCACGAGTTTATTGAAGAGGCTGGCACTGCAAATTTATTATTTGTAATGGATGGCAAACTAATTACACCTTCGGTAAGAAGCACTGTGCTGGATGGCGTAACGCGCGATACCATTCTGCAACTGGCAAAAAAAGCAGGGATTGCGGTAGAAGAAAGAAGGGTAAGTGTAAAAGAAGTAATTGAAGGAATTGAAAACGGAAGTTTAACAGAAGCTTTTGCAGCAGGAACTGCAGCAACTGTAACACCAATTGGCGAAATCGGATACAATGGAAAATCTTATGTCCTTCCGGTATCTACGCCAGACAATATCTCTAATAGTATTGCTAAAACGCTAAATGACATCCGTTACGGACTTGCGCCGGATGAATTTGGATGGAATACCATACTTTAA
- a CDS encoding tryptophan 2,3-dioxygenase family protein: MELTPQIKEKLDKLQEKYEAMGQDMSAYLDGLLYADFLTYWDYIHLDTLLSLQNPKTPFPDEEIFIMYHQITELYFKLSLHECRQIAEHEELTLSFFIARIKRINSYFNALTTSFEVMVNGMEKEQFLKFRMSLLPASGFQSGQYRMIEISATNFNRLVDKSKREELANATIEEQFEYIYWKFGATELASGKQTLTLKQFVKKYAATFLQLAKDREYSNFTALYHKFAAEGQDVTELAEELRHLDFYVNVEWPLSHYKSAVRYLERDPVDIAATGGTNWQKYLPPRFQKRIFYPFLWTETQMEEWGKSWVLSVLKDLAK; this comes from the coding sequence ATGGAACTAACTCCTCAAATTAAAGAAAAACTAGATAAGTTACAGGAAAAATACGAGGCGATGGGCCAGGATATGTCGGCATATCTGGACGGACTATTGTACGCCGACTTTTTAACGTACTGGGATTACATCCATCTGGATACGTTATTGAGTTTACAAAACCCTAAAACACCTTTCCCTGATGAAGAAATCTTCATCATGTACCATCAGATTACGGAGCTTTACTTTAAGCTTTCCTTACATGAATGCAGGCAAATTGCAGAGCACGAAGAACTGACGCTTTCATTTTTTATAGCCCGGATAAAAAGGATCAACTCTTATTTTAACGCCCTGACCACCTCTTTTGAAGTCATGGTAAATGGTATGGAAAAAGAGCAGTTCCTTAAGTTCAGGATGTCTTTATTACCAGCTTCTGGTTTTCAGTCGGGCCAGTACCGCATGATTGAGATCAGTGCCACTAATTTTAACCGATTAGTAGATAAAAGCAAGCGGGAAGAACTGGCTAATGCCACTATTGAAGAGCAATTTGAATATATATATTGGAAATTTGGCGCTACAGAACTGGCAAGTGGCAAACAAACGCTGACGCTGAAACAGTTTGTTAAGAAGTATGCAGCCACATTTTTGCAGCTGGCAAAAGACCGCGAGTACAGCAATTTTACAGCTTTGTACCATAAATTTGCCGCTGAAGGCCAGGACGTAACTGAGCTTGCGGAAGAGCTTAGGCACCTTGACTTCTATGTGAATGTTGAATGGCCGCTGTCTCATTACAAATCTGCCGTAAGATACCTGGAACGTGATCCTGTAGACATTGCAGCAACGGGAGGCACCAACTGGCAGAAATACCTGCCTCCACGTTTTCAGAAGCGAATCTTTTACCCATTTCTATGGACTGAAACCCAAATGGAAGAATGGGGGAAAAGCTGGGTACTTAGCGTACTCAAAGATTTAGCGAAGTAA
- a CDS encoding M20 family metallopeptidase → MAIKDQIQQLAAEIFYDVVAYRRHIHANPELSFNEFETSLFIQEKLQGWGIPFTVLANTGVVGLIKGDLPSDKVIALRADMDALPILEANDKPYISKNKGVMHACGHDVHSSSLLGAAHILNQLKAEFGGTIKLIFQPGEELLPGGASIMIKEGVLENPKPQHIVGQHVMPFIETGKVGFRSGIYMASTDELYVTVKGKGGHGAQPQQNIDPVLISAHIIVALQQIVSRNADPRLPSVLSFGKVQAMGATNIIPNEVKMEGTFRTLNEEWRKEAKRLMKKMAEGIAESMGGSCEFDIHDGYPFLINEPVLTGNARSFAEDYLGKENVIDLDIWMAAEDFAYYSQVTDACFYRLGTGNAEKGSTYSVHTPNFDVDEDALKISTGLMAYIALKQLGN, encoded by the coding sequence ATGGCAATAAAAGATCAAATACAGCAGTTAGCAGCAGAAATATTCTATGATGTAGTGGCCTATCGCAGACACATCCATGCCAATCCTGAATTGTCTTTTAATGAATTTGAAACTTCACTTTTTATACAGGAGAAACTTCAGGGATGGGGAATCCCCTTTACTGTTTTAGCAAATACGGGCGTTGTAGGCTTGATAAAAGGTGATTTACCCTCAGATAAAGTAATTGCCCTCCGTGCTGATATGGATGCGCTACCCATTCTGGAAGCCAATGACAAACCGTACATTTCAAAAAACAAAGGCGTTATGCACGCCTGCGGACATGATGTACACAGCTCTTCCTTACTAGGAGCAGCCCATATCTTAAATCAGCTAAAAGCAGAATTTGGCGGAACCATTAAGCTGATTTTTCAGCCCGGTGAAGAACTGTTGCCTGGTGGTGCCAGCATCATGATTAAAGAGGGCGTACTTGAAAATCCTAAACCACAGCATATTGTTGGACAGCATGTAATGCCGTTCATCGAAACGGGAAAAGTAGGTTTCCGATCTGGCATTTATATGGCCAGTACGGATGAACTTTATGTAACAGTTAAAGGCAAAGGTGGCCATGGTGCCCAACCACAACAAAATATAGATCCGGTGCTCATTTCTGCGCATATAATTGTGGCTTTACAGCAAATTGTGAGTCGCAATGCAGATCCACGTTTGCCATCAGTACTTTCATTTGGAAAAGTACAGGCCATGGGCGCCACGAACATCATTCCTAATGAGGTAAAAATGGAAGGGACTTTCAGGACTTTAAACGAGGAATGGCGTAAGGAAGCTAAAAGGTTAATGAAAAAAATGGCTGAAGGCATTGCAGAAAGCATGGGTGGAAGCTGTGAGTTTGACATTCATGACGGTTATCCATTTTTAATCAATGAGCCGGTGCTAACTGGCAATGCACGTAGTTTTGCCGAAGATTATTTAGGCAAAGAGAATGTAATTGACCTTGACATCTGGATGGCAGCAGAAGATTTTGCCTATTATTCTCAAGTTACTGATGCTTGCTTTTACAGGCTTGGAACAGGAAATGCCGAAAAGGGCAGCACCTATTCTGTACATACACCCAACTTTGATGTAGATGAAGATGCCCTGAAAATATCTACAGGATTAATGGCCTATATTGCATTGAAGCAACTGGGAAATTAA